From Dermochelys coriacea isolate rDerCor1 chromosome 8, rDerCor1.pri.v4, whole genome shotgun sequence, the proteins below share one genomic window:
- the NDFIP1 gene encoding NEDD4 family-interacting protein 1 produces the protein MAAAAAAEPSSGRYQQLQNEEEPGETEHTVNDAPPPYSSISGENAEYFDYKDESGFPKPPSYNVATTLPSYDEAERSKAEATIPLVPGREDDFVARDDFDDTDQLRIGNDGIFMLTFFMAFLFNWIGFFLSFCLTTSAAGRYGAISGFGLSLIKWILIVRFSTYFPGYFDGQYWLWWVFLVLGFLLFLRGFINYAKVRKMPDTFSTLPRTRVLFIY, from the exons TTGCAGAATGAGGAGGAGCCTGGAGAGACTGAACACACTGTGAATGATGCCCCTCCACCTTACAGCAGCATTTCTGGGGAGAATGCAG aatattttgacTACAAAGATGAGTCAGGGTTTCCCAAGCCCCCTTCTTATAATGTGGCCACAACACTGCCTAGTTACGATGAAGCGGAGCGAAGTAAGGCTGAAGCTACCATTCCCTTGGTTCCTGGAAGA GAAGATGACTTTGTGGCACGGGATGATTTTGATGATACTGACCAGCTGAGGATAGGAAATGATGGCATCTTCATGCTAACATTCTTCA TGGCTTTTCTCTTCAACTGGATTGGATTTTTCTTGTCCTTCTGTCTGACCACTTCAGCTGCAGGACGATATGGGGCCATTTCGGGGTTTGGTCTGTCTCTCATTAAGTGGATCTTGATTGTCAGG ttctCAACCTATTTCCCTGGTTACTTTGATGGTCAGTACTGGCTCTGGTGGGTTTTCCTTGTATTAG GCTTTCTGCTGTTTCTCAGAGGATTTATCAATTATGCAAAGGTTCGGAAGATGCCGGATACATTTTCCACTCTCCCCAGGACCAGAGTTCTCTTTATTTACTAA